AAATATAAGAGGGGAAAATGATTGTagcaaagcaaaaacaagttAAACATgacggggagaaaaaaaaaagacactggATGTGAATGTTTGCAGGGAGAGACTCTGATAAAGTTGCACACTATTTGTCTGGCAGTCTAACTGCTGCTGCTTCTCACCAAAACATTCATTCTGAACACAACCCAACATGGGTGACGCATGTGTGGATGGTTGTTTGGGTGGGAGTGAATGGGTCATGAAGCAGGAGGGGTCTGATGGAAATATGGCCTGATGAATAGAACTGGATGATCAGTTGCTTAGTAGCAGCTCTGTCGCTGTCTCCACGTCCCATGATTTTGAGGACAAGGCTACTATTACTGCATTCtgtgcaagagagagagagaaagacagacaaaATGTTACAGTCCAGTTATAAGAAACGGCAAATCTGCTTAACGAACTCCCAAGGCCTTGACAAGCTTCAAGCAAAATGGCCAAACGGATGTGAGGACATTTTCAACAATATCAGGCCAATACAAAGTTTGCTTGGAGTTCGTCTGGCGAATCTGACATGGCTTGCCAAAGCAAACTTCCTGGAAAAGTTCACCTCTGCTAATAAACACTACCACTGGTCTAGAAAAGGAACATTCACTTGGAAATGTTTGGTTCATTTCCTTTGTTCAGTCCTTCCAGGTTTGATATCCATGAGTAAAAACAAACCCTGAAGTGCTGCTTTCTAGTACATTAAGGTGTAAATCTTTTTAAAAGTGAAACTGCCTTTGACTATTGATGTAAATCTGCTTGCTTGAAGGCAATCTACTCTATTAAATACTCAGTGATTGAGACCTAATTGCAGAATTTGTGCAAACGCCCACATTGCTCGAATCAGACGCTTTTTTAAAGagaaaatcatttactcacacttgactAGTTTTTTGTTCcgttaaaaacaaaagatattctgaagaatgttaaaaaccggtaaccaccgacatccatagtaggaacaacaaatactatggaagtcattggttatgttcttcctttgtgttgaacagaacaaaaaaaaaagatgatatgAAACAAGTCgtgggcgagtaaatgatggtgCGCTGTCCCGTTAACACATTTCACATCACTGATACTGAGGAAAACTCGACACATTTTGAAATGTTCATCTAAACGTGctctcagcaacatggacagcaGTGTGATGTTTACTGTAGTGTAACAGTAACAGGTTACCACTACTTAGTCATtagtctaaatattttttttgttcttcatttaGGACTATTAAAATACACAAATTTCACTCATCTGAACAATATCATGAGGTAAACATCACATTCATCTATTATCATTTATCCTTCAACACAACAACTAAACAGAAAGTTCTACAAATGCTAAATGTCATTCTCTTTCTGATAGTGCAGACAACAGTTTATTGTGCATATTTTCTGTCAACACACACCCCCATTCAAAAGTCTGGGGTGAGTCATTTTTTAAAGACGTTAATATTTACTAGGCAAGGATGTGTTAAACTGATCAACAACTATTCCCAACACTGCTAACATTGATTtcaaagactggagtaatgatgctaataACGATAATTCAAGAATAAACTGTTTAGTCctaattgttattaaattatacattttatttatcttattttgttattttcaatTGTAATATTTCACTCTCAGTATTGCCATTTTTTTACTGCACTTCCGATCAAATGTTAAGTAGATGAGCAAAACAGACTTCTATCAAAACTATTCAAATATCTTACAACTACTAGGCTTTTAAACAGTATTCTGTCAGCGCTGGTGATTTTGCACACCTACATAACCACCATCGTTTTCATTGTGTAACACATGAACATGCAATGCAACACAAgcaatgtgtaaatgtgtaaGTCTAGGGGTTAGCAACCTTTGTGACACGAAGGataatttatttcttaattattcTTATGTTTAATGTACAATACACTTTGGCCAATCATGTAGTCAATCTACAGGAATGCATTTTTACTAGAGTAATGCTGGTGCTTTGAAACTGGCAGGTAATTGTATCTTGTCTGTGACACGCCTAATCTCTGATTACTCTTCAACAAAAAGCATATATATGATTTTGAAAGTCAAACTTTAAATTAGTATCAATATATTAGTCTTCAGGTAATCTATAATCTAGTAtgatccaaaacagtgacaagCTGTCACTTCCGGCAAAATGAATCAACTAATTTTGACATGGCCTCACACTtctgtttctcatcaaatcttctgattAATCAAATGTTGTCTACTATTTGATACGCCACGCACCTTTCAAAACGCTATTACTGATGCTGAAAACGTTGACTGTTAAATGTAAATTTGCACAAATCTACAAGGCACATCTGACTAATCGAATTCTATTCAAATAGGCGCTACTGAGCAGAGATTAGGAACATCAACACAGATTCAACATTTATGTTGGACTATAACTGTCCTAAGCTCAGCGACTCTGACAGAGCTGTgatataaacaaaattatttgaataaaGAGGAGGTGCTGTGCAATATGCCCCATCTTTAATTCCTGTATCAGTGGAAACTGCATCATCACATTGAATTGGTACTTCGGGGGACCTTAAAAGTAACATTTCATTCAGACTGTACAATTATTTCAATAAAACACCCAAACAAATTGGCTGTTGTATTCTGATTTTTGTTGTTAGCAATCCGtatgttcacaaaaaaaaaaaataataataatataatatatatatatatatatatatatatatatatatatatatatatatatatatatatataatcataagtTTAACTTGTTGATGTCattatgagatatatatatatatatatatatatatatatatatatatatatatatatatatatatatatatatatatatatatatatatatatatatatatatatatatatatatatatctcataatGACATCAACAAGTTAAACTTATGATTAACATCAAGCAGCTATCAGTTTCACTTTGTCCAGCCAACCAATCATACTGGGGGAGAGGTGGGACAAATACCACACAAACCGACCAACTAAACAGGACCAGCAGGTTTAAGTTCAGCAAAGCCTTCATCTTTAACAAGGGCCAGAACAGAACTATGTCTGTCTGTCATAATTTTTACATTAAGAAACAAACTTCCAGCAGAATCATTGTCACACTTCCACTGAGATTCTGGATCAGACCAAtcaaaaaaaagtcttaattggGAAAAAAGGCTTGGGCAAACATGCAGCGTAAACCATGTAAATGGTAAATGGACTGGTACgctactaaaaaaataaataatctatttgagaaaaaaaaaaaaaactgttttcaaGTGCATGTTATCAATCTTATTTTGAATAATTCATACACGGGGCCAGGGCGAAAATTAATTTTAGGTATTAAAAGAATTCAAGTGTTAAGAactgaatacaaaaaaattataattgccACCATCTTTCAAACCCAGAGGTGCTACTCATTTCCCAGTTTCAGACATATGAAATGAcgttactatattatatatattttaattcatacaGGTGTGaacatttgttcagtttttacattctTTGCTGAATGACAAAGGAACCATGTCTAACCTATATTTTGATCTTTATCTTAGACACTTTACCTGCATTATATATGCTTTCTATCCACATAAAATGACTTAAGTGTAATTTATGTTTGCTCAAACATGGAACATCTAATCTTTGAcccaaatgcatttttaaatatccAAATAAAATTTGTTTCGATATCAACAGTCATTTCTTAAAACATTATTATGACACTTGCTGAATCTTACATACATTTAGCTAAACTCCTTTTCTTACATCTGTCTGCAAGCCCACTTTCAGCTCTGCCAGCATTCATCGATCAATAACCGATAGACAGAAATCTCCATCTAAATATTTTATACTAGAAGTTGCCAGTCAAAAGCCACCATGCTAAAGACCACACAGGACAGGATTAGAACCTTAATAGCTATGGACATTTCGAATTTCTAACAAGTAATACGCTCAAAGTGCATCATGTCACAAAGTTGCCAAACCCCGCTTTAGTCGGTGCATCTTTTCATTGTGCAGCTGTCCACTTTTCAGTACTTACTTTGTCAAAGCCCATTGCACAAAGTTTGTCTATTTTGCGTGTGTACTCAGGACTGGACACGGGAGCACCGGCGTATACGTGAGACCAGAGACGAGCGGTTTGTTTGAACATTTCTGGATTCTGcttatactgcaaaaaaaaaacgacaaCAGTGACGTTGTTAAAAGGTTTACAAAGCCACATTGTCATGCCACATTCTCATTTAGACAGAGACAGGGGTtgcatctgaaatcgcatgcTTCCCTACGATATAGTAGTGTGTCCAAATTAATAATATGTGAAGAATTACCCggaggtttttgtttttttaaattaaaattaaggtTTTACAATTGCTCAAATTTTCTGTTACACCATTTTTAATATGCAAGTTAAGTGTTTTTACTgccattttatttagtattttagggcaacagtatctccagcagaaaaggagcatccacatcaaaagctactgatcAGCCTACATCTAAAAACCAAATCGGTTATAcgccaacatccaagcatgctatagacTCTTATTTATATCCGAAGATaagaaaaatatccaaagatgccttttcaaatgTAAAGCTATATGTAGAAGAAATATAAAGAACGTAATAATCACAATAGCATGaaaaccttgatatttttatccagggttataataccgtcagaatcttatagtAGCCCATGCCTACATTGAGTCTACCTACTACCTACCCCAGCAAGATTCttacttttcttactttgttttgtttttagtccaaatatctaaagttttaaaaatcaagaagcattttctagacaagcaaaacatttagTCTGGTTTTAggaaaaaaatatgtgaaaattaagtaaaaaaaaaaagctaaataacctgccagtggggtaagcaaaataatcttatgtcaaaagggaaaacaagactatacaatatgttttgcttgtctagaaaatgctttaagatttaggactttttagatattcggactagaaactaaacaaaattctaagtaagaaaagcacatATTGCAGTGCACATCAAAGGGATGCAACGCTATCAAACAGTACACACACACGTTAGAGAAATTAATGAATGGACGTAAAGCAAagcaactgatgcaggtaggtcatgtgatgatgacaaatggtGGGTACTGTTTGTCTGCATTCCATTCATAATGCTCACATTTGTACTATATAAAACGTACCTTTAGGCCCACACGGAGTCTGCACGCGCAggattccacagatttttagcccattcatcattgattctgttcatctacttgtgtaaatgtgtgtaaatctatatttattcaatttttaagttaattacagtaatattattgactaaaataaaaatgttcatttgatttatgtacaatgcagtttgtacagtaatattttctgtcttttagcagatatatgagagacttgctttgtttaccaaataaagtgaatctaattggatttgcattgtaaacattaaataaaagttaaaaagataatttttttttatttcacatattaaggttttagttatgatactcccaaaataattccgcagaaatccgcagatttttagcaaaattctcagcggaaatagcaaaaaatgcccgtagattccgtctggccctggtCATGAGGTAAATTCAGATGTGGAACCTACTCGAGTAGCatgtgatttcggacgcagccactgACAGTGCATAGTTGACAGAGGTGTACCTGATTGGCTACCACAGCGTCTTGTGGATCATCGGGCTCTGCTGCAGCTAACAGAGCCTGTAGTGAGAGCAGAACTGTTCGCAGAGTCATAGCAGCAGCCCTGTACACAGGATATGAAAACGCAATTATTTGAAAAGGGAACAGgaaggagagaaagaaagagcagtgtcaaaattattgaagggttagttcacccaaaatgaaaatgcggTTATCATTCACTCACCCTCCACTCGTTTAAAAGCTGATTGACattcctttttctgttgagcataataaaagatattttgaagaatgatggaaaccagtaaccactgacttccctagtggttgtttttccaactatggacgtcaatggttaccggtcttcaaaattttctaaatattgtattttgtgctcaacagaaaacaGAAGCCCGTAAAGTTTAGGAACTACTTTATTTGGAGTTAAATTGGAATCAGTTTTCATTGGAAGTTGAACGATTATATCATGATAATAAAACACTCACCACTggtcttttaaaatgtccaaacaTATCGCCCCGGTAACAGAACTTATATTGGGATGCCAGATCTTTGTAATAAACCGAACCTGAAAAAGATGACAAAACCCATTTTTAatttatgatatatatttttgctgCGAGTTGACATTAAATACTGAATGATCTTCTTTGCTTTGTTAATGCACTCAGAACTGTCATCAGTGAACAATATTCTTAAATTGAGGTAGGACTCAAAAATTAAATTGAAGAGACTCAGAGTTGaactaaaaatttaaatatacattaataaacTCTTGTATAGAACCAAAAAGTCAAATTGGTACAGTTTacattctttccttttttttctccattcATCTTGTCTTTCAATGTAACAAATATTCAGATACAAAAACATCTTGTCTATAATATTTGAAACCGGAATTATTTGTtgccccaaaataaaaaataattcattgtaAATCTTAAAACGTGTTTTACACATGTATGAGGATCCCATTTTTAATCAGttaaaattcaacaaaatgtagTTTGATCACAGcttcttttaaacattttatcgAGTTTAGCACATGATAAGCTTTTATTCTTAACCTAATAtgtgcattattcattcattattcattcattttccttcggcttagtctctatttcagaggtcaccacagggaaatgaactattccagcatatgttttatgaagcgcatgcccttccagccctaacccagtactgggaaacacccatacatactcattcacacacacactcatgtctttggactgtgggggaaacgggagcacctgtaggaaacccacacgaacacgcagagaacatgcaaactccacacagaaatgccaactggcttagctgggactcgaaccagtgaaccttcttgctgtgaggcgacagtactaaccactgagccactgtgtcacctttTGGGGCATTATTGCAacactttattataaatattaaggcTAACCCTTTGATATGCTTTTCATGCATGTAAAAATactcatgttaatttaatttgatgcagactCCAAAACATCCTTGATTAAAAATTTCTGTCCAAAATTTATTTACACCTCTTCTAGAAGGTTTCCCAGCAATTTTTAGGGAATTTACAGAAAAGGTGCAATGCATTCTGCCTTCAAgttcaaataaatttaaatttttaagtaCTTTATTATTGCCAATTTATATTCAAATACAAGAAGTCATTTTAACCTTCCCAGTTGTAAGTGCAAGATTAAATACAGCTGCAACTTTTTTGAATTTACTGCTTTATTAATCAAGTTAATTTTTAGGGCATCGCAGATCAAACAACTGAGAACTACACATTAACTAACTTTCATGCTATTTTGAACATAATTAACACCAGAAGAAACATTCATCTCATTGCTTGGAGACGCATGATGATATACATGTTCtaaaatctgtttaaaatatCAAACATGTCTGATATCCTGACTAGATGAAATCATAGCctgatgcattaaaaaaaataatcaatgtcAATAATATAAAATCTGAATCTGTTTTTTGCAAACTAGCAATGACCCTCCAGACTTAAAGACAAAGAGGTGAGAGACATACTTGAACACTTTAAACGAGTTGTTTTGTGATCTTTCTTCTCAAAACCTGTTTTGTAAGTTCACATACAAGTTTTACTTTTAGATTTTTCTCTAAATTCTAAATGGAATCaatattgaacttaaaagaaATACTTCCTTTACTCTTTACCCTCATGTCTTTAAAAGGGCTTAACATACCGATCATATCCAGACAACTCAATTACAGCAGCCCAGTCGATTACTGAACCTCACTAACCAACTATTGTcttaatgaatataaacaaagatCATCCAGATACAGATGTTATAGAACTTTTAACTGTATAATAGGGAtgtacaatatatcatttcagcgtTGATTTCGCagtgtgatcatttgcaatagtcacatcgcaggatatgcaatgttgagtttgtattataatttaagatctgcatgtgttttgaggtctgtgattgtataatgattttaaatgcatttggGTATgataaattgtaccatttgtgaccttaactaggattgattttattgaattatttttatcattcagttagtgtacttgaatactgttagacccgGGAAAGATAAAAcacttcatttcaattgtatctttgtCTTgactgtatttatagattgtcatGTATGAAAATACTCATAAcatatgcaaatacagaaatgcactggtaatagcacagaccacaacgaaaatgtgtcagGGACCCGGAAAAGTTTACAGATTGTTTATTGgtttttatggagatgcaaatagtaaacattaatttattaatctctgactaaacatgtgcatataaatactcacaacacatgcaaatacacaaatgcactgcaaatagcacagaccacaagaATGTTTTAGATTATGttttagattttatggagatgcactgcCACTGCTGAATCATCCCAGTTGATCtgacattataaattctttccaaattgagATATTAAGtgatctggtgaaattgtattcatatcgcaatatatattacaaaataacctcgcaatgttagatttttcccaTACCGTGCTGCCCTACTTCATAatacattcatatttaatttagatacatgatatttttatcccctttcattcatttatcacCTTGTTTTAATTCTATGTTATGCTattttctacttatttttatattaataccaGCCGTTATTCTTATTAGTAGGTCTATGTAAATAGTTTGGCAACATtatatgtaaaaacagtagaaagAACATTTGTTGAATTACCTTGGGTGGATTAAATGGATACGTCTCAGGGatcttgatttctagttgatatCTTCCtcctgtggaaaaaaaaacagtttgcatGTTATACTCTTATCTCCAGCATTAATGTACTAGCAAACATTGAAGAAACATCATGAAAAGGCTCTCATTACCTTCATATGGTGTGTCTGGTGGTCCTGCTATTTCTCCCTTTAACTCTGTGAAGTTTTCATCCACCAGATctactttta
This genomic stretch from Danio aesculapii chromosome 1, fDanAes4.1, whole genome shotgun sequence harbors:
- the ube2kb gene encoding ubiquitin-conjugating enzyme E2Kb (UBC1 homolog, yeast), which encodes MANIAVQRIKREFKEVLKSEETSKNQIKVDLVDENFTELKGEIAGPPDTPYEGGRYQLEIKIPETYPFNPPKVRFITKIWHPNISSVTGAICLDILKDQWAAAMTLRTVLLSLQALLAAAEPDDPQDAVVANQYKQNPEMFKQTARLWSHVYAGAPVSSPEYTRKIDKLCAMGFDKNAVIVALSSKSWDVETATELLLSN